CCGAGGCAGTAAAAAGGTTGCAGGAATTCTAATAGAGTCCGAGGTCGAAGGTTCTTCCGTAACTTTGATCGTAGGAATCGGAGTGAATCTGTTCGGCAAAAACGAAACGATTCCTTCCCATCTTAGCGATGCCGGCTTCTTAAACACGAACCCGGATCGCGCCGGTAAAAAAAGCGAGATCTTGGAAAAGCTGATTCCGTTTTTAAACGAAGCGATCCTTCTTTGGAAGGATTCCGAAGGAAGAAAAAAAGAACTCATTTTGTTAAACGAACTCCTTTTGTGGAAGGGACAATCCGTTAGTTATACCGAAAACGGCAGTTTACAAACCGGGATTCTCGAAGGATTGGGCGAAAACGGTTCGTTAATCCTGAAAACTCCTTCCGGAACCAGGCTGGATTTCATTGACAGTCCGGAGGACTTCCATTCTCTAAACTAAAATGCTCTTAGTAGTCGACGTAGGCAATACGAACACGGTCTTCGGAATTTTTGAAAACGGAAAGACCACTCCCCTCTTTCACAAACGAACCGTAACCCGCAAAGACCGAACGTCCGACGAACTCGGATTATTCTTCCGCGGGTTTCTGCGCGAATTTAAAATCGAAAACGAAGCGATCACGGGCGGAATTTATTCCAGCGTGGTGCCTACTCTCAACCCGATCTTGGAAAGAATGTTCCATGATTGGTTTAAAATCGAAGCGGTTCGGGTTCATTATCAGATGAAACTTCCGTTTTCGATCTCTTATCCGAGACCTTATGAAATCGGCGCCGATCGTCTTGTAAACGCGGCGGCTTGCGTGGTCGATTCTCCCGGTAAATCCATCATCATCGATTTGGGAACCGCGACTACGTTCTGCGTCGTCGACGACAAACCCGAATATCTCGGCGGAGTGATCGCTCCCGGATTGAAAGTTTCGATGGACGCTCTCACAAGAAATACTTCGCAGCTTCCTCCGATCGTATTTCAATCACCCGATAAGATCTTAGGAGATTCTACGATCGAGTCGATTCAATCCGGATTCTTTTTCGGTTGGATCGGTTTGTTGGAAGGAATCATACGCGAGATCAAAAAAGAAAAAGGTCAGGAGTATAGAGTGATCGGAACGGGCGGTCTTGTCACCGTAATCGACGCCGCTCATCCTGGAATCTTCGATCAGATCGATCCTCTTTTGACCTTGCGCGGACTTCAGATTTTACATCAGATGAATTCTTAATCGGAAGCGATTTTAGTCGCGGTTCGACTTCGATATTATCGGATTTCCGTTTTTTAAGGGAGAATGGAAAACAATGTTCGATTTTTTGAAACGCCGATCCCCTTCCGTACCGATCAAGGACTCGATCTTTCTATCAGAAGAAACTAAATTAGAAAAATGTAAACGAACTTTGAAGAGGCGGCCGGAAACCGTTTTTGTCGCTTGGTTCGATGAAACCTTCCGCGGATTTCAAGAGACTCTCGAATTGGAAAAAGGTTCCTCTCGGCTATTATGCGCATGGGAATTGGAAACCACGGATCTTTTGGAAAAACATCCGATCTTTGTAGAACACTATCCGCTTCGAAAAACGGAACAACAGGTTTTTCTAAAATTGCAACTGAAAGAAGCGACCGTATTCTCCTCCTTGGACGAACCGATATTCTTAAAATTCGGCGGAGAGAACATCGCAAAGCTGATGCAAAGTTTAGGCGTCAACAAAGAAGCGATCGAACATTCGATGATCACCGCTTCGATCCGAAGAATTCAGGAAAAGATCGAAAAGAAAACCGCAATGGAACAAAGACTGCGCTCTTCGCAAGAGGATTGGTTTTTGGCAAATCTCGGATCCAATCATTAGGAAAAACGAATATTTTTTTTGGATAATCTGATCTCGAAAGAATCAAAAAAATCGATTCAAACCGCAAACTCAGATCGCCTTCTTTTCCTTCAGCCAGGAAAGAATTTCGCGATCGAAATTTTCCGGTTCTTCCAACGGAGGCGTATGTCCGCTCTTCTCGAAATATTGAACCTTTAAATCCTGAAAAAGCGGGAGAACCGAATCCCAAGTGGAGGCGGGAGGCATGAGATAATCGTATCTTCCGAGACCCAGATAAACCGGAATTTTGAGCGACCGAACCGCGGGTTTGATATCTATATCGCGGAATACTTCTCCCCATACGTGATCGAAGACAGCAGTGTTTACCGGAATGTCCTCCCAAAGCCAGGAAGAATCGTATTTAAAATCGTACCAGCTTCTCGCGCCCGCATACACATTAAATAATTTGAATGCATTTTGCGGATCTTTGGAGATCGCTTCTCCCAATTCGGACATTCGTTCCGCAAAGTATTCCTTTCGTTCGGCTGTCGCGTTCTCCTGAAAATACGATTCAATGAGCTCGTGACTTTTTTGGGAAAGATCCGGCGTCATACAAAGCAGAATCAGATGAGAAACTTTCTCGGGATATTTTTTCGCGTATTCAAGAGCCATATACCCGTGACCGGAATGTCCGACCAAAACGATTTGCTCCAACCCGAGCTTCTTTCGGACGAGTTCGATATCTTCCAAAATGACGTTCAAGGAAAAATCTTTTTTGTCCGTAGACGCGGGCCCTTCCGCATATCCTCGATGATCCGCAAAAATCATACGGCAAGAGTTACGGATATTTTGGGAAAAACTTCGATCGTAATAGAGAGCGCTTCCGATCACGAAAACATCCGGTCCTTCCCCATCTGCGACGTATTTCAATTTCCAGTCTTTTGATTGGACAGCGCCTTCGATTCTGTTCTTGCCCATAACTCTTCTTTTAAACCGATTCCGACTTACCAATGTTTTGAATCGACCGCGTCTGAAAACTTCAAAAGCGAATTGACATCCGAAGTTTTGGCTCGAAAATTTCAGTCAGTTCTATTCAGGAGAAACTTTTATGAGAATTCTTTTTATCCTTCTACTCAGCTTCTCGGTGAGCGGAACTCTAATCGCAAAGGAGAAAACGATTATTAAAACAAAAAACAAAATTCCGAACCGTCTTATCGACTACAAAATGTTTCAAAACACGGTAAATTCCTCTTCGGAAGAAAGAGAAGCCAAACGCCTCACGGAGGAAGAATTTCTTCGCATGATCGAAAAGGAGGACGTGATCCTTTTGGACGCCCGCAGCGAGTCCCGCTACAAACTCAGACATATCCGCGGTGCGATCAGTCTGCCTTTTACGGAGTTCACCAAAGAATCCTTGGCTCAAGTGATTCCGAAATTAGATTCAAAAATTCTAATATACTGCAATAATAACTTTATGGGAAGTCCGCAGGCGTTTGCCGCAAAGGCTCCGGCCGCCTCCTTGAATCTTTCAACCTTCGTTTCTTTGAAGGCATACGGTTATACGAATATCTACGAACTCGGTCCTCTTTTGGACATTCAAACTACAAAACTTCCCTTCGAAGGAAGCGAGGTGGAGTGAAGCAAGGGGAAAGTGCGATCCTGATTGTCGGAGGTACGACAAAGTAGGTTCGATTTTTTAGGTTTACGGAAATTTGTTTTTCTGTTACGTGAAATTTATCGAGCTTTCCCGCCGCCTCTCCCCACCACCCAAAACAAGGGTGGGGTCCGCAAGTTTTACGGAAGGTTGTCGGAGCTACGACACCTTTCGGGTCGCTGCGACCCTCTCCCGTTTTAAACCTTAAAACGCACGCCAAGCAAAGGACTCGCACTCATAGAAAGTCCGACATAAGCCGCGGCAACCGCGTCCCAAGAATCATCATGTCCTTTCAGCAACTCAATGTTGAGGAGCAACTTTAACGCTTGGCGAATCTGTTTTTTATCGGCGGTTCCGCTTCCGGTCGTTCCCTTTTTGATCTGAGAAACGGTAGGTTCTAAAATTGGAATATTCTTTTCCGCTAATGTAACTAAAAGAACGCCTCTCGATTCGAACACACGCGAAGCGGTCTTCTTATTCTTCGCAAAAAACATTTCTTCGACGGATGCGAGAGATGGCTGGAATTCCTCCAACACTTCGGACAAACCGCTTCTCAAAAGAAGAAGATTATCCGGACTGGGTGTTCCGGAAGGAACTTCAACGGTCCCGTATGTGAGGATTTGAATCTTGGAACCGTTCTTTTCCAGCACCGCATAACCGGCTCTATGCGAACCCGGGTCGATTCCGATGATTCTCAAGTTAAACGTTCCCGATTGAATGAAAAAAAGATAGTAAGGAAGAATCCGAATCTCCCTTCTTTGCGGAAGAGAGATCGGATGCGAGGAATTTCAAGAAGTCACTCAAATTCTTTTTCGAGCGAAGCGGCCAACTCGAAGTTGGATGTCACGGAAGTCACGTCGTCGTGGCCGTCCAACTGATCGATCAACTTCATCACTTTCTCGGCGACCTCTTTGTCCGCGATTTCGGAGCTGACCAAAGCGATATAACGGATTTCCGATTCCTCCGCTTTCAGTCCCTTCTCGTTTAACGCGTGCAATACGGCCTCGTAATCGTCCGGAGTCGTGATCACTCGGAACACTTCCCCTTCGTTGATTACGTCTTCCGCTCCGGCTCCGACCGCGAGATCGACCAGTTCGTCTTCTCCGATTTGAGCGGATTCGAGCACGATCACACCCTTTCTTTCAAAAAGTCGGCTTACGGAACCGGAAGTTGCAAGAGAACCTCCGAGTTTCGTAAGGATGCTTTTGATTTCCGGAGTCGTTCTGGATTTCTTATCGGTGACCGCGGACACCATGATCGCGATTCCACCCGGTCCGAAACATTCATAGAGACACTCTTCGTAAGTGACTCCTTCCAAATCCCCCGTTCCTTTTTTAACCGCCCTTTCTATATTGTCTTTGGGCATGTTCACTGACTTGGCTTTCAGTATCGCAAGTCTGAGCCTCGGATTTCCTTCCGGATCTCCTCCACCCATCTTTGCGGCTACCGTGATTTCTTTTCCCACTCTTGTAAAAATGGCTCCGCGTTTGGAATCGATCGCGTCTTTCTTACGTTTGATCGTAGCCCATTTCGAATGTCCGGACATGATTGCTATCCCCTATGAATCGCTTTAATGACGTTTTAAATGATACTTTCCAGAAATCAAAAAAAAGGCATTCTGTCCATCCTTTTCAGCGGGAGAATTCTCCCCGATCGGAAAATCCTAGAACTTAATCTGCATCCCGATGCTGATCAGAGGATAATACTTCACTTTTCCACCGATCGCAGTCGATTCGATGTAATTGGCGTTATACACCGGATTCGGATTACTCGGCGTCGTGATTCCCGTCAACGGATTGGTAACCGCGTCCCTTGAATAAGGACCGAAATTATTAAACGTCTGACTGATCTGATTTCTATTACCGAAGAAGTTGATGAACTCGATGTATGTGTTCACGTAACCCCATTGATAATTCATAAAACGATCGATGCGGATATCAAGCTGATGAAAGTCGGGCCATCTTCCGGAATTATAATATTCGGAATACGTTGGATTGTAGAGATTGATTCCGGTAGAAGCGATCGCGGACGCCTTGGATGAACCCACGATCGGAGTGATCGGAACGTTCGTAAGATACGTGTATTTACCGCCCACTTGCCAGCTCTGACCGAACTTCCAAGCCAATACGATGTTGAGAATGTGAGTCCGATCGTAATCGTATAACTGCAGTTTGTCGTTGTCCACGACGAGTTCGAACTTTCCGTCGTCGTAGTAGTTGAGATAATTTCCGCCTTCGTGCAGCTGGTATTGAAGTCTTCGATTTCGGTTGTCTCGGGTTCTTTGTTTTTCCTCGTCTTCCGTAAGTTGAGGCTGGTGGTTGTTCCGCTTGGATACGGAATTCGTATAAGAAATCCATCCGAAAAATCTACGCGCAGAATTGTGATTCGCTTTGAAAAAAAGTTCCACCCCTCTCGAATAACCGTCTCTTGAATTCGAATAGTTCATGTTTCGCACGAGAAACGGATTTTTTTGAACGTCGTCCGGATGATTGACGATATCCCTTTTTTCGTTGTTCGGATGATACGGATCTTGAACATACGTATCGGGAGTGACCAGATTCGAATACTGATTGTGAAACCCTTCTACCTTAATGATATAATCGCCGGTCACCCTTTGTTCGATCCCGACAGAAGAATGAATCGAATGTTCCATCTTTAGATTCGGATTTCCCGATCTCGAAGAAAACTGTTCGATCTGCAAAGGCGCGTTGAAGTGCTCACCGGTTCCTGCTAAGAATTTCGTTCCCGTCTTGAGAATTTCGTATTCCGCTCTTCCTCGAAACGCGTCCCGTTTTTCGTGAACTTTATCGTAGTAGTCGTGTCGATAACCGGGAAGAATGCTGAATCCTCCGAGTTTGAATTCGAGTTCGGCAAAACCCGCGATTTCTCTCGTGTGAATGCGATCCCCTTCGATCAAAGCGCGGAACTGACGATTGGAATCCAAAAGACTGTTGAAGAAATCGAGAAAGGTTGCGTTCGAGGATTTGATATCTTCTCCTTGAAGCTGAATCGTTTTCTCGCGAAGCTGCCCGCCGAAACGAAACGTTAGATACCTTTCGATCAGATTGATTCTCGTGTTATTTTCTACGAAGTTGATATTCTGAGTCGTAACGTTCTGAAGACCGAAGATCTGTTCCGCGGTGAGAGGATTTTTGAAGTCCACTTCGAAGTTTTCCCGAAAGTGATTGTTCGAAATGGAGAACGAACTTTCAAACCAGGATTTATTGTTGTACGTATAACGAAACCCGCTGGTTCGAAACAATCTCTGCAAACCGACGGGAGGTCTTCCGGAAGCGGCTTCCTGCAATGTGGAGATTCCTAAGAATTCTTTTTTGCTGTTTTCAAAGTCGTCCTGAGCCTTCGTATATTTCTGTTTATCCTTCGCGCCGAACAACAACACGTTGAACGTATGATTCGCGCCCGGTTTCCAATTGAACTTGGCTTGATAGTCTTCGTAGTCGGCGTACTTCGCGTCGGGAGGAATTCCGTCCGGATATAATTTCAGTAAAGCGACGTTCGGATACGACTTTCTCGCGGAAACGATCGCGTAGATGTTTTCGGAAATCTTGTTCTGATGATAAACGTCCGAAAGAAACGTGTTCAAGTTTACGATCGAGAACGTTTTCGCCACTACGTCGGGCGTTCGAATATCGATGATACCGCCCGTCGCAAAACCGAACTGAACCGGAAACGCGCCCGAATAAATGTTAAACGACTTGATGAGATTGTTGTTCAGAACCGAAGATTGATCTCCGAGGTGATACGGATACGACATCGGAAACCCGTCTAGATAATAACCGTTCGCCAGGGTTCCTCCGCCGCGCATGACCAAAAACCCCCGCTCGCTGTTCGAATACGGATTCGAATTTCCCACGCTGTTCACCAAATTGTTAAACGAAGAAGACGAAAGTCCGATCGGAGGAACGGCCGCAATTCCGGGTAACGTTTGAATCGCCTTGAGCGCGTCGTTCTGCGCTCCCGGCAATCTTCTAATCTCTTCCTGTTGCAGAGTATAACGCGAAAGAGATTCGAGATCGCGGTCTCCGTAGACGTTGATTTCTCCCGCAACGGGCTTGCGGATAAAAAGAAATTTCTTTTGACCGTCGTGTTCGATCGTAACTGTCTTTTTAAACACCTTTTCGGAGGTCATGATTCTCAGGTTGTATGTTCCCGGCGCGGGAAACGTAACCTTGACCGAACCTTCTCCGTTTGTGATGAGATACTTTCCGATTTCTTGAAATACGATCGGAGTGTTTGAGACCGCGTTGTTCCCCGTTTCGTCCGTGACGACGATTTCCGCTTGAACGGGCTTCTGCGCGAACAAAGGACCGGACAAGAATACGATCGATATGCAAAGGAAAACACGAAACTGGTTTCG
This sequence is a window from Leptospira yasudae. Protein-coding genes within it:
- a CDS encoding TonB-dependent receptor plug domain-containing protein, with translation MSGPLFAQKPVQAEIVVTDETGNNAVSNTPIVFQEIGKYLITNGEGSVKVTFPAPGTYNLRIMTSEKVFKKTVTIEHDGQKKFLFIRKPVAGEINVYGDRDLESLSRYTLQQEEIRRLPGAQNDALKAIQTLPGIAAVPPIGLSSSSFNNLVNSVGNSNPYSNSERGFLVMRGGGTLANGYYLDGFPMSYPYHLGDQSSVLNNNLIKSFNIYSGAFPVQFGFATGGIIDIRTPDVVAKTFSIVNLNTFLSDVYHQNKISENIYAIVSARKSYPNVALLKLYPDGIPPDAKYADYEDYQAKFNWKPGANHTFNVLLFGAKDKQKYTKAQDDFENSKKEFLGISTLQEAASGRPPVGLQRLFRTSGFRYTYNNKSWFESSFSISNNHFRENFEVDFKNPLTAEQIFGLQNVTTQNINFVENNTRINLIERYLTFRFGGQLREKTIQLQGEDIKSSNATFLDFFNSLLDSNRQFRALIEGDRIHTREIAGFAELEFKLGGFSILPGYRHDYYDKVHEKRDAFRGRAEYEILKTGTKFLAGTGEHFNAPLQIEQFSSRSGNPNLKMEHSIHSSVGIEQRVTGDYIIKVEGFHNQYSNLVTPDTYVQDPYHPNNEKRDIVNHPDDVQKNPFLVRNMNYSNSRDGYSRGVELFFKANHNSARRFFGWISYTNSVSKRNNHQPQLTEDEEKQRTRDNRNRRLQYQLHEGGNYLNYYDDGKFELVVDNDKLQLYDYDRTHILNIVLAWKFGQSWQVGGKYTYLTNVPITPIVGSSKASAIASTGINLYNPTYSEYYNSGRWPDFHQLDIRIDRFMNYQWGYVNTYIEFINFFGNRNQISQTFNNFGPYSRDAVTNPLTGITTPSNPNPVYNANYIESTAIGGKVKYYPLISIGMQIKF
- a CDS encoding YebC/PmpR family DNA-binding transcriptional regulator, giving the protein MSGHSKWATIKRKKDAIDSKRGAIFTRVGKEITVAAKMGGGDPEGNPRLRLAILKAKSVNMPKDNIERAVKKGTGDLEGVTYEECLYECFGPGGIAIMVSAVTDKKSRTTPEIKSILTKLGGSLATSGSVSRLFERKGVIVLESAQIGEDELVDLAVGAGAEDVINEGEVFRVITTPDDYEAVLHALNEKGLKAEESEIRYIALVSSEIADKEVAEKVMKLIDQLDGHDDVTSVTSNFELAASLEKEFE
- a CDS encoding rhodanese-like domain-containing protein, which encodes MRILFILLLSFSVSGTLIAKEKTIIKTKNKIPNRLIDYKMFQNTVNSSSEEREAKRLTEEEFLRMIEKEDVILLDARSESRYKLRHIRGAISLPFTEFTKESLAQVIPKLDSKILIYCNNNFMGSPQAFAAKAPAASLNLSTFVSLKAYGYTNIYELGPLLDIQTTKLPFEGSEVE
- a CDS encoding biotin--[acetyl-CoA-carboxylase] ligase → MQNILLQPEKGIFLDSVTSTNSVIKSKEFPPGTWIVAEEQTAGRGRKDRKWEVFGEESLIFSGKIGLENFDGGPGLSLFIGTALCKAILSVYPELTREIKIKWPNDLYRGSKKVAGILIESEVEGSSVTLIVGIGVNLFGKNETIPSHLSDAGFLNTNPDRAGKKSEILEKLIPFLNEAILLWKDSEGRKKELILLNELLLWKGQSVSYTENGSLQTGILEGLGENGSLILKTPSGTRLDFIDSPEDFHSLN
- a CDS encoding type III pantothenate kinase, producing MLLVVDVGNTNTVFGIFENGKTTPLFHKRTVTRKDRTSDELGLFFRGFLREFKIENEAITGGIYSSVVPTLNPILERMFHDWFKIEAVRVHYQMKLPFSISYPRPYEIGADRLVNAAACVVDSPGKSIIIDLGTATTFCVVDDKPEYLGGVIAPGLKVSMDALTRNTSQLPPIVFQSPDKILGDSTIESIQSGFFFGWIGLLEGIIREIKKEKGQEYRVIGTGGLVTVIDAAHPGIFDQIDPLLTLRGLQILHQMNS
- a CDS encoding alpha/beta fold hydrolase translates to MGKNRIEGAVQSKDWKLKYVADGEGPDVFVIGSALYYDRSFSQNIRNSCRMIFADHRGYAEGPASTDKKDFSLNVILEDIELVRKKLGLEQIVLVGHSGHGYMALEYAKKYPEKVSHLILLCMTPDLSQKSHELIESYFQENATAERKEYFAERMSELGEAISKDPQNAFKLFNVYAGARSWYDFKYDSSWLWEDIPVNTAVFDHVWGEVFRDIDIKPAVRSLKIPVYLGLGRYDYLMPPASTWDSVLPLFQDLKVQYFEKSGHTPPLEEPENFDREILSWLKEKKAI
- a CDS encoding crossover junction endodeoxyribonuclease RuvC; the encoded protein is MRIIGIDPGSHRAGYAVLEKNGSKIQILTYGTVEVPSGTPSPDNLLLLRSGLSEVLEEFQPSLASVEEMFFAKNKKTASRVFESRGVLLVTLAEKNIPILEPTVSQIKKGTTGSGTADKKQIRQALKLLLNIELLKGHDDSWDAVAAAYVGLSMSASPLLGVRFKV